TTATCTCCGGCAAATGTCCTGCGCTCCTCTTAAATCGGGAGTCCTTGTTGGTCTGCTTAAAAGTTAACCTGGCCGGCGATAAAAAGTTTCCCTTTGCCGCTGTTTGTGGTTTTCTCTCCGTTGTCCTCGGTGTGCTGGCAGGCAAAATTTGTTAGCTATTTGTGCGGCATTATCCTTGCTGCAAGGAGTCGGGGAACGGAATGGACACTGAAAAGTGAACCCTCCACATGGTAGCATCAATCATCGACGGGGAAATTAAATTGCACTTCGGCTTACCTCAACCCAAGACTGTGTAACAACAGCCAAACAAAAGGTACAGGAGAGATAAGATCGATACAAACTGAGTCCACATCGCAATACCCTTTATATACGAACGCTTTAAATTTAGTGCATTCGactgtttttaattttgaatcaaaagttttaaatataacCAAATCGTTTAAAGTAAAATGATatgttacatttttaaaactttCGCTACTATTTTTCAAGGCATATAAAAATACTTGTTTTGTTGCTCATTGAGATGTGATTTATTTGGATGGATCAAATTTAATCTTGCTAAAGCAAAACGGAGCTCTACATCCTTCAACTATAATCgctaaaaaaaagtttattttcgTAAAGTTTCTCAACTTGTACCGGTCATAAAAACTCACCAATAAAGTAAAGAATATAAGCACGACTCATATTGTTTCAAGATGTAAATGAACTGTACATTAAACGTTTGCATCTTTAAAACCTAGTTTTGAAACCTATTTTTTATCAATACATTATAACtagaaaattttaatttaaacacTGAAATTGCTACCGTTTCTAAATGTCAGCCTTATTATGAAGCCatgcaaaaattaaaataagaaaagtaTTACTGAAAAATCACAGTAGTATTGTGTAATAATTTTGGTTGCTGATACTTGTATAGTAAATCTTAAACGATTGGACTTGCTGTTTTAACGAAAGGGTATTTTTTGGGTGAAGCATTAGCAATGATAAAATCTAACAAAAGGAAATAGACCAAAAAGTGATGAACACCTGCCCCAACTGAAAGCCAAAGAAATGTCTTTGCCATTGTCCATTTTCCACAGGCTTTACTTTTCGGTTAGGACCACAACCGTCTACCGAAACGAGCCTTTTGTGGCCTGAGTTCCTAAATTTTTCCCTCGCATTTGCACTTTGCAGACGCACTGCGGTCATTTGCAAGACCTGGCAACATTCTCCACCACCTGTGCCATCAATTGCCCCCgcaaaatggcaaaacaatCAACAAGCAGCGCGACGGGTGTTTGGCCCGAACAAGATTTCGAGTGTCTAAGCCCACCTTCATATCCATACCATATCCGTACCACCACCACTTCAAAGCCCGATCGGCGTGCCTCTGCTAACCGCAACATATTGCGGCTAAGGAAGGCGAAATTGTTTGGCCAAAACTGCAGGAAAATAACTGCGAGCAAAAGACCGTCATGTTGGACTgaaaaatgttattaaatattaatttaccTTTCTAAGTAACTATTTAACTCAAAAAGCATAAAGGCGGGAAaagttattaaataataatttaccTTAAATAACACTAATGTTAAGATATAAAGGTCATATTACCCATAGCACATCATGTAAACTATTAAAGTATCAATATTTACCAGATAATCAAAGATACTAAACCAAAGATTTGTTGCGCTTAGCGTGACTAAAAAAATTTATCGACCCTTATGTAGCGAGTCTTTAAAAGCCTTTAACTAGTCTATTAAGCTTTTATAACCAACACTTCTCAACGTCCAAGCAAAATGTGTATCCGAGTCACTTTaatcgttctgggtaaatataTGCTCATTAAAGTAATGCCGGAAACGTCTAATCATTATTTTTTCCATAGCAATCTATTTGTTCGTAAAAAAAACTCCACATAATACTGAAAAATGTAGTCCTttgaattgtataaatgacgGTTAACCATATTATGACTATATACGATCAACACTTTTACAAGAATGTAATCTTcaaagcaacaaaaaagcTAAATTAAACAAAGCACATCCCCTAATATTGTAGTTAAATGTATAGATTATATTCTGATTTCTAATTTCTGATATTGTAGTTAATTGGAAAGGCAATAGTATGattaagaaatttaaaaagtcCTTGCATTGCTTAACCTACAAAATAAAATCTAACTTTGTATTGCCTCATTACCAAGGCATTTGCAACAAGCGTTTCGGGCCAACCTATTTGTACACGGCAATCTAAGCAAATCGTTTTGTCGAGCTTAATTTGCAGTTTGCCACCAAACGAGTGTCTAACCTGGAACCCAAGCTGGCGAGTAGTCCTTCGCACTCGGCTCCTCCTGGCCATCAAGGCTAATCCCAACTGACTTGGCTGGAAAAGTTTCCGTTTGGCGCTTGCCACGACGGAAGGCGCCAAGGAAATTCGGTCAAAGGGAGTTTCGCTTGATGAAGAAGTCGTTGTCGGTGGGCGGTGGAACTCACACCTCTATCCACTTTGAAATCTCCATTGAGCTGTGGGCGGATGGGGAGTAAGCAGCCAAGTGTTGTTCTGCATTGTGTTTTGGCCATTCAAGAATTCCCGGAGCCAACTCCAAGTCTCGTTGGGCCCGGGCGCAATTGACAATAGTTTTGCACAAACTTCGAAAAGGCCAGTTGCACTTGACTGCCGGCAATGAATAAACAGGAGGTCCTGGGGCCGGAAGAGCGTGGCTCGAAAAGCGCGGAAAATCCAAATGAAAACAGCGCCAAGGAAAGCATTGGGTAATTGTAATTCCCGCTCTTACATAAATGCCAGTTAACCAGTTTGCCTTGTTGGGCAATTACTTTGGGCCTGGCGATGTAGCTTCTCCTGTTCACAAAACTTTCGTAATGAGTGAACACATTCATTTCCCATTTATATTTTCGACAGCCAAATGGCTTTCTAAAAGGGCAATCTTAACTGCGAATGCCACAATTGATTTACACAAATTTAATCAGCAGCGTATACACAGTAGGAAAAGTTCTACTGCCTATTATTGTAGATGGCTAAAAGaatattagttttatttaaatgtatatGATAAAAATGATGAGCGACAATCTTTGTTACGAATCGACAAtgttataaaaaaaacttgtgaaacaaatgtaatatttataaaatagtCATACCCAGTCAAACAATAGAACTATTATATTTTATCGGCAAGACCCATTGCGGATTTGCTTTTTAACCATGGCAATTTCGTGCCATAGGAGGACATTGGCCAGCCATTAGTACAATGtctaaaaaataaagaatttatttattagtttattatttaattacaaatacgtacaacaaataataaaaaaccctGCAATTTTCATATTGATTTATTCTAGCGATCTGCTTTTAGTAATGAGGTACCGATCTTCGGTATTTATAGATCAACAAAATTAGTTCCGGAACATTTTACATTATTAGTTATGAAATTCTGAAAAATGTCAAATgtctttttagtttttaaacgTTCCGTTCATTGTGCTATTAAATATTCATGTAGAAGTCATGTCAAATTTggaaatgtatatttttttaaaaatataatgtattattttataacagtaataaataaactatATTTTCCTTTACTCATAGGGTACACCTTATTTCCAAAAGCAAAATCCAACGAATAGTTGAAAAAGTCATCATCTCTGCTTGAAATAGATTCCCTGCAAACAATTGAAATGAAGCAGCAGGACACTTAGACATAGCTTAGTTGCTCCCACTGTTTCAGCTGTTGCCGCGGAAAACTTTGAACATCAAGTGAAAAACAAGTGGACAGGCAGCTGTTGTTGACACCGCCCTTTTTTAGACGGGCGAAACTTTGCCTAAAATGGGTTGACACTTGCAGGATCCACTCCTGCAAAGGTAAAACAACAGCAAGCATGTTGCCGCTAGGTGGCGACACCGTGCAGTCAATTAAACGCAACAACATCTGCCGTAGATTTTGCATAACAacatggccaaaaaaaagTGCTGAAAATCGGAGTAGTGTTATAGAGTCAATTGCCATAAATAGATAATGCTGTTCGAGCATAAAATCTTTGATCGACTGCTCAATGGTCCGATACTATTCAAAGCACCAATAAAGTGGATGAAAGGCACATTTTCCAAAAGGGaacttaatattttcattaaacCAAAAGCTTTGCTCTTGTTGTCAAATAATGATtagaaaaaaacacaaatacttAGTCTTTATTTAGTAGCTGATCATTTTTCTAACACCAAATTCGGAAATAAAAACCCCCGAATACATTCGAAATTATTGTGTTCTTACCGCGGTTTACCGCACCAGCTCAATAGCGCTGTACCCCAGAAACACACCAAGAAATCGGCATTGAAGCTAAACGGTTATAAGCCAATTTGAATTATAAGAACTATTGGTACCATTCGTCTAGACCGTGGGCTGTAAATGGCTGGCGCATGTGCTTGCTAAAATTCCAACTAATAAAATGGAGAAGAAAGAAGTTCAACATCATCGCAGTCAACAGGCGATGACAAAATCTCTATACGCCATTGGGATAGGTCTTCTGGGAAAGTCGGCGACCAACATGGGTTGTGTTAATACGAATTTAGAATCGGCAGGGAAGAGCTCCCCAACGAATTATAACCGAAATCGGTTCTACAACGAAAGGTTCGTTCCGATGGCCTCCGGAACTGTGCCTCCCGTTTCGGGCACTAACCATCATTCTAAGCATCAACAGCTCCTCCTCCAACAAGCTCCCAAGTGCACTGCCGATCTCAACGATAAACTAGTAAAAATCAATCGGCAAAACGCCAACAAGGAGCTATCCACCATGCAGGCAAAGGATGTGCAATCCGTTGATAAGAACGAAGAGGCCCTACAAGAATTGCAGGAGAGCATTCCGGAAATCAGCAAAATCTTCGATGTGCACTGTCGCATCGGCAGTGGAACCTTCAGTACAGTTCTCTTGGGAACACTGCAGCGGGAAAGAGGTCTCGTGGAAACCCAAAGGAGGAGATTCGCCATCAAACATCATAATCCCACAAATCATCCGGAGAGGATTCTTAGAGAGTTGGAGTGCATGTATCGCATTGGTGGAGTGGAAAATGTAATCGGAATTAATTGCTGCATTAGATATAACGACAACGTGGCCTTTGTCATGCCCTATATGACCCACGATCGCTTTCACGACATTTACAGAAGCCTGAATTTCCCAGAGATACGCGACTATCTGAGGAACTTGCTCATTGCGCTGCGACACGTTCACAAGTTCAATGTGATTCATCGGGACGTCAAGCCAAGTAACATTCTATATAACCGCAGGACCGGAAAGTTTTTACTCTGCGATTTCGGATTGGCTCAAAGGATAGCCGATGATGGTAGTGTAGTGCAGTCGAGTGATCGCAGCTCCCGGGAAGTATTGTCCTTTCTAAGGGACCTGGAGAATGGTAGAGGTGTGATGTTGACGGATGGCAATTCAGCACAAGCCGAGGCTGAGGATTATATGGCCCGTCGAAGGATGCGGGCTCTAGGTGGCGGTGGGAGCGTGGAACGTGCTGTGACTGGACCTCCGAGTACACAGAAACTACGCGAGCAAGCGGGCGGACATTTGACCAAAAAGGATGTGGCCAACCAGAGAGCTGACACCATGAGGCTGCTGAACCGCCTGCGACTCTTGAGCCCGAATGCGGATCCCAACAACTACGTGGTCTGCACGAACACCTCGATGAAGGAGATGCACGCTTCAAGGGCTGGAACCCCGGGATACAGACCCCCGGAGGTTTTGCTCCGATATCCCAAACAATCCACTGCGGTGGACGTGTGGGCGGCTGGCGTTATAATGCTCTCTTTGCTCTCTGGTCTTCATCCATTTTTCAAGGCCCCCCACGACTGCGGCGCCCTTGCTGAAATAATCAACCTATTTGGCGATATGCCAGTGCGGAAGACTGCCTTtctgctggataggctgaTTTTGCTGGCGGAGAAGGTGAACACCTTGGATTTACGGAGGGTGTGCATGCGGTTTCGCCATGCGGACTTCTTCCTGGCCCCCGAAATACATCGTAAATATCGCAGGCCCGATGGTACCACCGAAATGTGCCGCAGCTGTGAGCAGCCCACGTTTAATTGCCTTTGCAGCAACAGCGGGCATAATTTGGAAAGGTACGATGGGCTAGATATATTTCCCGCCGTGGCCTACGACTTGTTGTCCCGCCTGCTGGAAGTTAATCCCCAAAAGCGTATCACCGCCGAGGAGGCCCTGAAGCATCCGTTCTTCAGCGATCAGCATCGCATTGCGACGGGAATACCGctgcaccagcagcagcatataatgcagcatcagcagcatattatgcagcatcagcagcacctGAGATCCAGGGAGACACTTCCTTCGTCGGCGGCACGAACTCTAAAAGCATTCGTTTGCTATCCCATGGAAATGACTTCTACTGCGCCACAAGCAGCGGGTAACATCTGACTCTGATCTCCGATTTTCTGTGTGTGTATCCTGCCTTCTTTATAACCAGATTAAGAGGAAAAATGCATTCACCATGGCCACTTGTGGGCATCTTAAATTGTATTGTGCacaaaccaaaaaaagaaaaatttatatatagaaGCTGCGAAATGTTCCcgaaattaaaatcaaaaataaatggtatatttgtttatttattgtatttatgTACGATGCATCTTAACCATTTGCTGTATCTTTCTTCTTCAATTATTTTTCTGCGTTTTAATTGTACCCTTTTGTTGCGCAGAAATGAAGGACAACGGGGAACAATGCTGTTAAGGGTaatataaatcaatttaaaattaaaaaataaattaagacATTCttcatattaatttttatttgatgtatatataaataagtaTTTTTTAGTCGATAAACGCTATATAGAGCCCATATTTATCATTGAATTCTGACAGGCCATCTTCTGTCGACTTTCATTTTCTTTTACGAATGTCGTAATCTATTTCTGCCTTCAAATGATCTAGTGACAATCAGGTTTccttttatttaatattttcccGACAGCCATTTTCTCGATTGGATTTTCTAAGGCCTGAACAGAGCAAAAATTTTCCCTTTGTCTTATCAATTTGCATTATTGACGCTTACAGCAAAcattattttgttgttgcaCACAAAAAGGTTATGGGAATTTTCCCTTTCGGGTGAGTAATTTTTTCGTTTTACCATTTGTTTTTGTCCGTCAGCAGCAAAAAATTCATGGCTCACTGGGAATTATGTTGACAATTTCATTCTGTACCCCAGAAAAGAAATCAGATTTCTATCTGCTGGTTTGAATgtgtaaaaagaaaaaatttggGGGTTCTGGCAAGTCACCAAGAAAGGAACTTCCAGCTGTCGACGTTGCAAAATAgtttattaaaaagttttccctCCCTTTTTTATTGAACTGAAAAATTGTTGCGTCCAAAAGCATGCAGCAGTTTTTTCCGGAAAAGTCATATTCAGCGTATTTTATTGCATGCTTTTGTGCTGGCGGCTAAATGGTAGCAGCCGTTTATTTGACAGAGattatagaaatattaaaacaacccatatgcatttaattttataaatgaaTACTTTTTCAAATACATTTTCGCTTATGGCGATCAACTTTGCTGGACAACGGAAAAAATGTATCTCCAAAACCATTGAAATCTGTCGCATGTAATAAAATAGGGGAATATGGCCTGCTGTTTAACATCTTCCGGCCTCTAGTATCCACTGTTCATCATTCCGCGGACAGGGGGCACAAAAGGCTTTTAGCCGCTTCGTTGGGGATCAACATGGCCAACTGGTTTGGCCAATAACAACTGCGCCACGGCAGTCACACCCACATACTGACACGCACACCGACACACCTATTCCTCACTCAGAGTCCAAGTGCACTGAAAAGACTTGAATCGGAactgtaatttaatattaatcaaAAGTAAATATGACTACTATAAGAGATGATTCGATGAAAACTGTGTTAATCCTTTCCCTCTTACGGCTAGATGCCAAAAATGTACATGTGTGAAGGGTATACTATATTCATGTGTGCAAACGTACACTACGAGTATCCGAAATATTATCGCAGCTAAGAGTGATATAATctatttctctctgtgcattATCGCACTCAAGGATACACCTCACACGCCACGCAGACAAACACTGAGCCCCAGCTCCCCGCGGAGCCATAAACATTTCTAGTGCTGCACGGACCGCTCGACCACAAAAGCCGCGTGCGCAACTCACCGGACACAATGCGGCTTATCAACACGGATAAAAGGAGGAAAggcgggaaaagcgggaaaataCGGGAAGGCTACGGCAGAGCGGCATGAAAATGGCCGAGGATGGCGGAAAACTAAAGAGACGGCTCCCACAGCACCGCCGTTCCAGCCGGCTCCTCGCATCCCGTTTAGCGCTTTATGGCACATGATAGATTAGTCTGGCCACAGGTGCAACCAGTGCGGCTTTTTCGGTGGCTCCTGCTGGCTTCTCTGCTGCCCGGCCTGGAATCCCCCATCCGGATCCCTCACGCCCTGCCCGACACCCGATACTGCACTCGGTTTCCCAGCGATGGCGAAGCACGTAATTAAGTAATTAGAGGAGGCAGCCCAGCAA
This genomic stretch from Drosophila mauritiana strain mau12 chromosome 2L, ASM438214v1, whole genome shotgun sequence harbors:
- the LOC117150737 gene encoding cell division cycle 7-related protein kinase; amino-acid sequence: MEKKEVQHHRSQQAMTKSLYAIGIGLLGKSATNMGCVNTNLESAGKSSPTNYNRNRFYNERFVPMASGTVPPVSGTNHHSKHQQLLLQQAPKCTADLNDKLVKINRQNANKELSTMQAKDVQSVDKNEEALQELQESIPEISKIFDVHCRIGSGTFSTVLLGTLQRERGLVETQRRRFAIKHHNPTNHPERILRELECMYRIGGVENVIGINCCIRYNDNVAFVMPYMTHDRFHDIYRSLNFPEIRDYLRNLLIALRHVHKFNVIHRDVKPSNILYNRRTGKFLLCDFGLAQRIADDGSVVQSSDRSSREVLSFLRDLENGRGVMLTDGNSAQAEAEDYMARRRMRALGGGGSVERAVTGPPSTQKLREQAGGHLTKKDVANQRADTMRLLNRLRLLSPNADPNNYVVCTNTSMKEMHASRAGTPGYRPPEVLLRYPKQSTAVDVWAAGVIMLSLLSGLHPFFKAPHDCGALAEIINLFGDMPVRKTAFLLDRLILLAEKVNTLDLRRVCMRFRHADFFLAPEIHRKYRRPDGTTEMCRSCEQPTFNCLCSNSGHNLERYDGLDIFPAVAYDLLSRLLEVNPQKRITAEEALKHPFFSDQHRIATGIPLHQQQHIMQHQQHIMQHQQHLRSRETLPSSAARTLKAFVCYPMEMTSTAPQAAGNI
- the LOC117142381 gene encoding uncharacterized protein LOC117142381, producing MCIRVTLIVLAIYLFVKKTPHNTEKCSPLNCINDG
- the LOC117150211 gene encoding uncharacterized protein LOC117150211: MSRAYILYFIAIIVEGCRAPFCFSKIKFDPSK